In Periplaneta americana isolate PAMFEO1 chromosome 4, P.americana_PAMFEO1_priV1, whole genome shotgun sequence, one DNA window encodes the following:
- the LOC138698509 gene encoding glucose dehydrogenase [FAD, quinone]-like encodes MQAVFALWAILVLTQQVTYAQDDYDFIIVGGGTAGCLLAARLSEVSDWKVLLLEAGTSEYFFNDIPLIGPMFILTPYNWGYRAEKSDKFGLGLKDGRVIWPRGKGLGGTSLINAQIYTRGNRKDYDKWAEMGNEGWNYANVTKYFLKHERMNIPQLQTDTKYHSTTGELDISYPPYHTEFATAFIDSGIEKGYKYVDYNGANQTGFSYIQATMKNGERVSSYGAFLRGIKRDNLVIKTMSMVTKIIVDPKTGKAKGVEYKRFNLVTRKAFAKKEVILSAGTINSPQLLMLAGIGPKKHLEKHNITVIKDLAVGHNLQDHVGLISFYFTTNKTGDIRLDHIINDIKNAIHYFKDGSGEFTVPSGFEALTYVDIDDKDDCPEMEMFFAGQLLPTIPLYLSSFGFLNENFNEFYSDLKDKHGFTIFPVLLHPYSSGKIELRDTNPYTHPLIYPEYFSDRRDLEIIIKGLNYTLDIIGAEALKKYGAELYRKPLPPCRGYKFGSDDYWECSLRQLTLSIVHAVGTCKMGPASDPDAVVDPRLRVKGIHNLRVVDASVMPTVPSGHTMGPVYMIAEKAADMIKEDWK; translated from the coding sequence ATGCAAGCAGTGTTTGCACTGTGGGCGATTCTGGTGCTGACGCAACAGGTGACATACGCACAAGATGACTATGACTTCATCATAGTTGGGGGAGGCACGGCGGGATGTCTGTTAGCGGCTCGGTTGTCTGAGGTATCTGATTGGAAAGTACTTCTCCTCGAAGCCGGAACCTCAGAGTACTTCTTCAATGACATCCCTCTCATTGGACCCATGTTCATCTTGACACCTTACAACTGGGGCTACAGGGCGGAGAAGAGTGACAAATTTGGTCTCGGTTTGAAAGACGGTCGCGTGATTTGGCCCAGGGGAAAGGGGCTGGGGGGCACTAGTCTCATCAACGCTCAGATATACACGAGAGGCAACCGCAAGGACTACGACAAATGGGCAGAAATGGGTAACGAAGGTTGGAATTACGCCAATGTGACGAAATACTTCTTGAAGCACGAGAGGATGAACATCCCACAACTGCAGACAGACACGAAATACCACTCAACGACTGGAGAATTAGACATTTCATATCCTCCTTACCATACAGAATTTGCGACCGCTTTCATTGATTCCGGCATTGAGAAAGGATACAAATACGTAGATTATAACGGGGCTAATCAGACTGGTTTCTCTTACATACAAGCAACTATGAAGAATGGAGAGAGAGTAAGTTCATATGGAGCATTTCTTAGAGGAATCAAAAGGGATAACTTGGTCATAAAGACTATGAGTATGGTGACCAAGATCATTGTTGATCCAAAAACAGGTAAAGCTAAAGGCGTAGAGTATAAAAGGTTCAATCTGGTAACAAGGAAAGCTTTTGCCAAAAAGGAAGTGATTCTCTCCGCAGGAACCATAAATTCTCCACAGTTGCTCATGCTGGCTGGAATCGGTCCCAAGAAACATCTTGAAAAGcacaatattactgttattaaagaTTTGGCAGTAGGTCATAATCTCCAGGACCATGTAGGCTTAATTAGCTTCTACTTCACCACAAATAAAACCGGAGATATACGACTAGACCATATAatcaatgacattaaaaatgcaatacattattttaaagatgGTTCTGGAGAATTCACCGTGCCAAGCGGTTTCGAAGCACTAACCTATGTAGATATAGACGACAAAGACGATTGTCCTGAGATGGAGATGTTCTTCGCTGGGCAACTACTGCCCACAATTCCACTTTACTTGAGTTCATTCGGTTTCTTGAATGAAAACTTCAACGAGTTCTACTCAGATCTGAAAGATAAGCATGGATTCACCATCTTTCCTGTTCTCTTGCATCCGTACAGTTCAGGAAAAATAGAACTCAGGGATACGAACCCTTATACTCACCCTCTTATTTACCCTGAATACTTCTCTGATCGCAGAGATTTGGAAATTATAATCAAGGGTCTTAATTACACACTCGATATAATAGGTGCTGAGGCGCTCAAGAAATATGGGGCTGAACTTTACAGAAAACCTTTGCCTCCTTGCCGAGGCTACAAATTCGGCTCTGATGATTACTGGGAATGTTCTCTTCGACAGTTGACACTGAGTATTGTGCACGCTGTAGGGACTTGTAAGATGGGCCCTGCTTCGGATCCAGATGCCGTTGTGGATCCTAGATTGCGAGTAAAAGGAATTCACAATCTAAGAGTTGTTGATGCTTCCGTCATGCCTACTGTGCCTTCTGGTCACACGATGGGCCCTGTTTATATGATTGCCGAGAAAGCTGCAGATATGATCAAAGAAGATTGGAagtag